A single genomic interval of Chitinophaga sp. 180180018-3 harbors:
- a CDS encoding universal stress protein yields the protein MEKILYVTDAVKLNRVALEFACYLCNLTHSKLTGVFLENKELELRSGEYIREMAEIPEVPGAELAGQKELYRDDSICRFRNICEVNGVNNITHTMPGLPSVEVIKESRYADLIVIDASSSFSWKTEAIPSSFVRSVLRQAECPVVLAPESFDGIDEIVFAYNGSRASMFAIKQFTYLFPQFRGHRVKLLSIIEERKTVRGDEEKLKEWLDCHYEKVSVTISKDDNMKAGLLEKLFGNDSTFIVMGAFGRSSLAELFIPNPAIPVVKLVTQPIFISHY from the coding sequence ATGGAAAAGATATTGTATGTAACAGATGCTGTTAAACTGAACCGGGTAGCGCTTGAATTTGCGTGCTATCTCTGCAATCTGACACATTCAAAACTGACCGGCGTCTTTCTCGAAAATAAAGAACTTGAGCTCCGTTCAGGAGAATACATCAGAGAGATGGCAGAGATCCCGGAAGTGCCCGGCGCCGAACTGGCTGGTCAGAAGGAGCTTTACAGAGACGATAGTATCTGCCGGTTCCGGAATATCTGTGAGGTGAATGGTGTTAATAATATCACGCATACGATGCCGGGATTACCTTCTGTTGAAGTAATAAAGGAAAGCCGTTATGCTGATCTTATAGTGATAGATGCCTCCAGCTCCTTCTCATGGAAAACCGAAGCTATTCCGTCTTCTTTTGTAAGAAGTGTATTAAGGCAGGCAGAATGCCCGGTAGTATTGGCTCCCGAAAGTTTTGATGGCATAGATGAGATTGTATTTGCATACAATGGAAGCCGCGCTTCCATGTTTGCTATTAAACAATTCACTTACCTGTTTCCTCAATTCCGCGGGCACCGGGTAAAGTTGTTGAGTATTATAGAAGAAAGAAAAACAGTCAGAGGCGATGAAGAGAAATTAAAAGAATGGTTGGATTGCCATTATGAAAAGGTATCAGTTACTATATCTAAAGACGATAATATGAAGGCCGGCTTGTTGGAGAAGCTGTTCGGAAACGATAGCACTTTCATTGTCATGGGTGCTTTCGGCCGAAGCAGCCTGGCAGAGTTATTTATTCCTAATCCCGCCATCCCGGTAGTAAAGCTGGTAACACAACCGATTTTTATTTCACATTATTAA
- a CDS encoding universal stress protein, with protein MTRIIAAIDPLNFSESQIAGFKYFEGLADSDLSIVCLDNLTAEVVPQYGRTEAYAYSDERIIAETRAALEWERKKNIARVKEICGNVHLKAEIREARGFPEYETILDSRFADLLLISNGTSFAVLQDSNPTVFVKEVLAKAECPVLVMPDVLGTIREIVFSYNGTFSSMYAIKQFTQLFPGFSHLPVEVVYVAEKGEPAIPWKDKLKEYLEQHYQHIEYIVLNGEPATEFLALLHRRTDCVVTYGAYGRSAVSRFFHRSDAESVLRTTNIPVFITHP; from the coding sequence ATGACAAGGATTATTGCTGCAATAGACCCGCTTAATTTTTCAGAAAGCCAGATTGCGGGGTTTAAGTATTTTGAAGGATTGGCAGATAGTGATTTATCTATTGTCTGCCTGGATAACCTGACAGCGGAAGTAGTTCCGCAATATGGCCGCACGGAAGCCTATGCTTATAGTGATGAGCGTATTATTGCTGAAACCCGTGCTGCCCTGGAATGGGAACGTAAAAAGAATATTGCCCGGGTGAAGGAAATATGTGGCAACGTTCATTTAAAAGCGGAGATACGGGAAGCCAGAGGATTCCCGGAATACGAAACCATCCTCGACAGCCGGTTTGCCGATTTGCTGCTTATCAGCAACGGTACCTCGTTTGCCGTACTGCAAGACAGTAACCCCACTGTTTTCGTGAAGGAAGTATTGGCGAAAGCGGAGTGCCCGGTTTTAGTAATGCCAGATGTGCTCGGAACAATCAGGGAGATTGTTTTTTCTTATAATGGAACTTTTTCTTCCATGTACGCCATTAAGCAATTTACGCAGCTTTTCCCCGGATTTTCGCACCTTCCCGTAGAGGTGGTATATGTAGCGGAGAAAGGCGAACCTGCAATACCCTGGAAAGATAAATTGAAAGAATATCTTGAGCAACACTACCAACATATCGAATATATAGTGTTGAACGGCGAACCTGCAACAGAATTTCTGGCACTGCTACACCGCCGGACAGATTGTGTAGTCACTTATGGTGCTTACGGAAGAAGTGCAGTGTCCCGTTTCTTTCACAGAAGCGATGCGGAAAGTGTACTGCGTACTACCAATATCCCCGTATTCATCACACATCCTTAA
- a CDS encoding flavodoxin domain-containing protein, whose product MKGIIIFKGKYGATHQYASWLSAILNIKALVAGTETTEQLKEADYVILGTSIYIGKLQLKNWIEKHQLLLQKKKLYLFLVCGTPVDETEKLQGYITANVPAEIRIRCDCYFYPGKLEFKKLSFIDKLLLTIGAKLARSRGEEIHLEDYNHVKRENLDALVNAVNIQIKTAVAS is encoded by the coding sequence ATGAAAGGTATTATCATTTTTAAAGGAAAGTATGGCGCTACCCATCAGTATGCTTCCTGGCTTAGCGCCATACTTAATATAAAGGCTCTTGTAGCTGGTACCGAAACAACAGAACAACTGAAAGAAGCAGATTATGTTATCCTCGGTACCAGCATATACATAGGAAAACTACAGCTGAAAAACTGGATAGAGAAACATCAGCTGTTGTTGCAGAAAAAGAAACTATACCTGTTCCTGGTATGTGGAACACCTGTGGATGAAACAGAAAAATTGCAGGGGTACATTACGGCAAACGTTCCTGCTGAGATCAGAATACGTTGTGACTGTTATTTCTATCCTGGTAAACTTGAATTTAAGAAACTATCTTTTATTGATAAGTTACTGCTAACCATTGGTGCCAAACTGGCCCGAAGCAGAGGAGAAGAAATTCATCTCGAAGATTATAACCATGTAAAAAGAGAAAATCTGGATGCTCTGGTTAATGCCGTGAACATCCAGATTAAAACAGCTGTTGCATCTTAA
- a CDS encoding DNA polymerase III, whose translation MKTHENTTAKIPVGLAALLDIRGITPSVVNALHQELNINDLATLTRAINSGRLKEVKSLTDEQIEDIKHALKLHKTAGSRISLWDATLIGTEIVKAIEQFPETEKVSFAGSLRRKDDTIGDIDMVVQVSNNNKKKLISKINALPQVSHVVAVGNSRICLLLQNHLQADIRLTNKEQYGATMLHYTGPVAHNDQLMKLAEKNGYHLGEAGLSNSDNGTYIGGTTEEEIYRLLHLSYPEPELRGNAEVVASAAAHQLPALISFNQIRGDMQIHSNYCDGAAGIIEIARYVIHAFPHYQYMVITDHSIPGKDKAQMNYLDYLRQFEEIDNINKILGLNFVKKGVEAIIQENMELNQPRELLQQADWVIATIQDGLNRDNTQRLISACENPFVNCIAHPGGRIISLQNGYPVDWDAVFRKAAATGTALEINSRPDRLDLSADLARQAIKHGVKLAIDADAYTLPHFDFIHLGIATARKAGCSKSDILNAQPWDVISKIRRNKIDTITGKQK comes from the coding sequence ATGAAAACACATGAAAATACAACAGCGAAAATTCCGGTAGGCCTGGCTGCACTACTTGATATCAGGGGAATAACCCCTTCTGTTGTCAATGCATTGCACCAGGAACTGAATATAAATGACCTGGCAACACTTACCAGGGCAATAAATAGTGGACGGTTAAAGGAAGTAAAAAGTCTTACAGACGAACAGATTGAAGATATAAAGCATGCTTTAAAACTTCACAAGACAGCAGGCAGCAGAATTTCGCTCTGGGATGCCACCCTTATTGGTACAGAAATAGTCAAGGCCATAGAGCAGTTTCCTGAAACAGAAAAAGTTTCTTTTGCCGGTAGTCTCCGGAGAAAGGATGATACCATTGGTGATATCGACATGGTCGTACAGGTGAGTAACAACAACAAAAAAAAGCTTATCAGTAAAATAAATGCCCTCCCCCAGGTTAGCCATGTAGTAGCTGTTGGCAACAGCAGGATTTGTTTGTTATTACAAAATCATCTTCAGGCCGATATACGTCTGACAAACAAAGAACAATACGGAGCTACCATGCTACATTACACAGGTCCTGTTGCTCACAACGACCAATTGATGAAACTGGCAGAGAAAAACGGGTATCATCTTGGCGAAGCTGGTTTATCCAATTCCGATAATGGAACCTACATAGGAGGCACTACTGAAGAAGAGATATACCGGTTGTTGCACCTGTCGTACCCAGAGCCGGAATTAAGGGGAAATGCAGAAGTGGTAGCATCGGCTGCGGCCCATCAGCTTCCGGCGCTCATCAGTTTCAACCAGATCCGTGGCGATATGCAGATCCACAGCAACTATTGCGATGGCGCTGCCGGTATTATAGAAATAGCCCGGTATGTTATCCATGCTTTTCCTCATTATCAATATATGGTTATAACAGACCATAGCATTCCTGGTAAAGATAAAGCCCAAATGAACTACCTGGATTATCTGAGGCAATTTGAAGAGATAGATAATATTAACAAAATCCTGGGATTAAATTTTGTAAAGAAAGGAGTAGAAGCAATTATTCAGGAGAACATGGAACTTAATCAGCCCAGAGAGCTGTTACAACAGGCAGACTGGGTTATTGCTACGATACAGGACGGTCTAAACCGGGATAATACGCAGCGGCTGATCAGCGCCTGTGAAAATCCTTTTGTAAACTGTATTGCGCATCCCGGAGGGCGGATCATCAGCTTACAGAACGGGTATCCGGTTGACTGGGATGCTGTATTCCGGAAAGCGGCAGCAACGGGTACCGCATTGGAAATAAATTCCAGGCCTGATCGTCTTGATCTGAGTGCAGATCTGGCTCGCCAGGCCATTAAACATGGAGTAAAACTGGCGATAGATGCTGATGCTTATACATTACCGCATTTTGATTTCATCCACCTTGGCATCGCCACTGCAAGAAAAGCGGGCTGCAGCAAATCAGATATTCTGAATGCGCAACCCTGGGATGTTATCAGCAAAATAAGAAGAAATAAAATAGATACAATAACGGGTAAGCAAAAATAG
- a CDS encoding ATP cone domain-containing protein: MANRQPHLDVIKSDGKTAPFSSSKVRKSLLRSGAAPETVEMILDELYKEVYPGMSTSAIYEIVSRLLKKHSYTVAGKYHLKQAIFELGPSGFPFEQYVAELFRHTGFTASTNSLMDGHCVRHEVDILATRERTAYIIECKYHQLQGTHCDVKIPLYVQSRFKDIALKWNEKGTYQCSGWIVTNTRFSTDAAQYAHCMGLKTMSWDSPAGKGLKDVIDQSGLYPVTCLTTLSYHEKYQLLNNGIILCKTLNENPDRMAQAGINGIHKSIVLEESHQLCQRIKVNEWI; this comes from the coding sequence ATGGCCAACAGACAACCACATCTCGATGTCATTAAATCAGATGGCAAAACAGCTCCATTCTCAAGCAGTAAAGTCAGGAAATCGCTTTTGAGATCCGGTGCTGCTCCGGAAACTGTGGAAATGATATTGGATGAGCTGTACAAAGAAGTGTATCCAGGTATGTCCACCAGCGCGATTTACGAAATCGTATCCCGATTACTGAAAAAACATTCATACACCGTTGCCGGAAAATATCATCTGAAACAGGCCATTTTTGAACTCGGGCCTTCTGGCTTTCCATTTGAACAGTACGTTGCTGAGTTGTTCCGGCATACAGGATTTACAGCCAGTACCAATAGCCTTATGGATGGTCATTGTGTGCGGCATGAAGTAGATATTCTGGCGACAAGAGAGAGAACAGCCTATATAATAGAGTGTAAATACCACCAATTACAAGGCACACATTGTGATGTGAAAATCCCCCTCTACGTGCAGTCCAGATTTAAGGATATAGCATTGAAGTGGAATGAAAAGGGAACCTATCAATGCAGCGGATGGATCGTTACCAATACCCGGTTCAGCACCGATGCAGCCCAATATGCGCATTGCATGGGGCTTAAAACAATGTCGTGGGATTCTCCGGCAGGCAAAGGTCTGAAAGACGTTATTGATCAGTCAGGTCTTTATCCTGTTACCTGTCTCACTACACTTAGTTATCACGAAAAGTACCAGCTACTCAACAACGGAATCATTTTATGTAAAACACTGAATGAAAATCCGGACAGGATGGCTCAAGCTGGTATCAATGGGATTCATAAGTCTATTGTACTTGAAGAAAGTCATCAACTTTGCCAACGGATAAAAGTGAATGAATGGATATAA
- a CDS encoding universal stress protein — MKKILATIDGLRYSSSTVEYALSIVREESAHLVGVFLNDITYRSYKLSELVDEAKVSNERIRRFSEKDRKTRADGALRFETACQQAKVNYSLHEDKDIAIDALIHESIFADLVIIDSHESFNRIEKKSPSPFIQQLLTKAACPMMLVPSVFRPINKVIILYDGSPASVHAIRMLEYVLPSFKSLPIEVITVKSPVGSLHVPDGKLMKEFMRRHYPHAAFTVLKGLAPTDIPERLREEKPGAMVVTGSHSRSRLSHWFYPGMADILLEELEIPLFVARYA, encoded by the coding sequence ATGAAAAAGATCCTTGCCACCATCGATGGTCTCAGGTATTCCTCTTCCACTGTTGAATACGCGCTTTCTATTGTTAGAGAGGAAAGTGCTCATCTCGTGGGTGTATTTTTGAATGATATCACCTACAGAAGTTATAAACTTTCTGAGTTGGTTGATGAGGCTAAAGTTTCTAATGAAAGAATAAGGAGATTTTCAGAGAAAGACAGGAAAACCAGGGCAGATGGCGCGCTGCGGTTTGAAACAGCATGTCAGCAGGCTAAGGTAAATTATTCCCTGCATGAAGATAAGGATATTGCTATTGATGCGCTTATACATGAGAGCATATTTGCGGATCTGGTAATCATCGACAGTCACGAATCATTTAACCGCATTGAAAAGAAATCTCCGTCTCCTTTTATACAACAATTGCTGACCAAAGCGGCATGCCCCATGATGCTGGTTCCATCCGTATTTCGTCCGATCAATAAAGTGATCATTCTTTATGACGGTTCTCCAGCATCCGTACATGCAATAAGAATGCTCGAATATGTTCTTCCATCTTTCAAAAGTTTACCAATAGAAGTGATAACAGTGAAAAGCCCTGTAGGCTCACTTCACGTGCCCGACGGAAAACTGATGAAGGAATTTATGAGGCGTCATTATCCTCATGCTGCTTTTACTGTTCTAAAGGGTCTTGCACCTACAGATATCCCGGAACGCCTGAGAGAAGAAAAACCAGGCGCGATGGTGGTCACCGGCTCTCATAGCCGCAGCAGGCTTTCCCATTGGTTCTATCCCGGAATGGCAGACATACTGCTTGAAGAACTGGAGATACCTCTTTTTGTGGCGCGTTATGCCTGA
- a CDS encoding TonB-dependent receptor → MLHVMHVRIVSRMLWLLLFFAAILTSASNGFAQGNGRISGTVTDMKGEPLPGVSVKLTGTKTGTVTDSRGTFVLNTTTREGMLEFSFLGFETQSVPFSGAAPLNIKLQSATANVDEVVVVGARMKKSDLTGAVTNVDSKALLQRPVTNMNQALQGNAAGVFVSNPTRPSDDASIRIRGINTINAGSSPIYVVDGVVMENNQGGFNAVNVNDVASVQVLKDASATALYGSRGANGVVVITTKKGQRRGGDGLVTYDSWAGFSSITQMPKTMNAEQLFAMRIDAYANGYMKDHPNADRQTYIDTGLMKTNVAFSNQEFDTYNKKKSFNWLDQVTRTGFQQNHALSFSGGSDRGTFYLSAGYAGIKGVVEKTRQDKYTGRFNADYNVKKWLKVGTNTGFTRTNDNMPSDDVYGKALNANPLLDYAPYKDPATRYTYDYLTIYYRSHGEQNNNDFNPFNSLLIQRNRTRNRVTSSNYLDITPIKGLDFRSSYSLDYGAQEWFEFTPHNIQEAIRHYNGDARAKHERWSDTYWQWDNTITYNTTIASDHKLTALVGSSSSKRRSNYTLAQGDRFASDDLSYYDLGGAAAVEKSVLGSDFYAYSLLSFLGRVNYSYKDKYFLTATARYDGSSRFAQGHRWGVFPSVSAAWNITNEDFMKNTDLFSQLKLRVGYGVVGNQDISNYAYQTLYGSKVNNGNALIANDGRRGNPDITWEKQKQSNIGLDMGFFRSRLNVTADFFYINNDNLLLNRSLATTSGYTQEWENIGRVNNKGMEFSVTGEIIQKKDFNWSVSGNISFDKNTVKKLYGNATALYNVNENVIQREGNIFLGQSLHTIYTLRSGGIAQESNRAEWEHLTYNGKTVNLGDLFAKDISGPNGKPDGVVDQNDKVIVAKEDPKFYGGFSTNFSYKAFSLSAMFTYSYGAKKISSYYEGLINSIGESMASTDLLNRWTPQHTNTNIPRVIANTSYNRYNPSDLDYSIQDASFLRLASLTLSYTLPEKTLSAWKFNNLRLYVTGSNLFCITPYKGFDPETGDYGYPPVKMFVFGVNVGF, encoded by the coding sequence ATGCTACACGTTATGCATGTAAGAATTGTTTCCAGGATGTTATGGCTGCTCCTGTTCTTTGCAGCTATCCTGACCAGTGCCTCCAATGGTTTTGCCCAGGGCAACGGCAGGATCTCCGGTACTGTCACTGATATGAAAGGGGAACCTCTCCCCGGTGTGTCGGTGAAGCTCACCGGTACTAAAACCGGAACTGTAACCGACAGTCGCGGTACATTTGTATTAAACACCACTACCCGGGAAGGTATGCTGGAATTCAGTTTCCTGGGATTTGAAACACAATCGGTTCCCTTCTCGGGAGCAGCTCCGCTCAACATCAAACTGCAAAGCGCTACTGCTAACGTAGATGAAGTAGTGGTGGTGGGCGCACGTATGAAGAAATCCGATCTCACGGGTGCGGTCACCAACGTGGATTCAAAAGCACTGCTGCAACGGCCGGTAACTAACATGAATCAGGCCCTGCAAGGCAATGCTGCCGGTGTTTTCGTCAGCAACCCAACCCGCCCGAGCGACGATGCCAGCATCAGAATTCGTGGTATCAATACCATCAACGCAGGCTCTTCCCCCATCTATGTAGTAGACGGCGTGGTGATGGAAAACAACCAGGGCGGATTCAACGCGGTGAACGTAAACGACGTTGCTTCTGTGCAGGTGCTCAAAGATGCTTCTGCCACTGCTTTGTACGGTTCCCGCGGCGCCAACGGCGTGGTGGTGATCACCACCAAAAAAGGGCAGCGCAGAGGCGGCGATGGCCTAGTTACCTACGACAGCTGGGCCGGTTTTTCAAGCATCACGCAAATGCCGAAAACCATGAATGCCGAACAGCTGTTCGCCATGCGTATAGATGCTTACGCTAACGGCTATATGAAAGATCATCCGAACGCTGATCGTCAGACTTACATCGACACCGGACTAATGAAAACAAATGTGGCTTTCTCTAACCAGGAATTTGATACGTACAATAAAAAGAAAAGCTTCAACTGGCTGGATCAGGTAACCCGCACAGGTTTCCAGCAAAACCACGCGTTGAGCTTCTCCGGCGGATCCGACAGAGGAACATTTTACCTGAGCGCAGGTTATGCAGGTATCAAAGGTGTGGTGGAAAAAACAAGACAGGATAAATACACCGGCCGCTTCAATGCCGACTACAACGTGAAGAAATGGCTCAAAGTAGGTACCAACACCGGTTTTACCCGTACGAATGATAACATGCCTTCCGACGATGTGTATGGCAAAGCACTTAACGCCAATCCACTACTGGATTATGCGCCGTATAAAGATCCTGCAACCCGCTATACGTACGACTATCTCACGATCTATTACCGGTCGCACGGGGAACAGAACAACAACGACTTCAACCCGTTCAACTCACTGCTGATCCAACGCAACCGTACCCGTAACCGCGTCACGTCTTCCAACTACCTCGACATTACTCCTATAAAAGGACTGGATTTCCGTTCGAGCTATTCACTGGATTACGGCGCACAGGAATGGTTTGAGTTTACTCCTCATAACATACAGGAAGCGATCCGCCATTACAACGGCGATGCACGCGCTAAACACGAAAGATGGAGCGATACTTACTGGCAGTGGGATAACACCATTACTTACAATACCACTATTGCCAGCGATCATAAACTCACTGCACTCGTTGGTTCCAGCTCCAGCAAACGCAGATCGAATTACACATTGGCCCAGGGCGATCGTTTCGCCAGCGACGATCTGTCTTACTATGATCTGGGCGGCGCTGCTGCTGTGGAGAAATCAGTGTTGGGATCTGATTTCTACGCGTATTCACTACTTTCTTTTCTGGGCCGTGTGAACTACAGTTACAAAGACAAATACTTCCTCACTGCCACGGCGCGTTACGATGGGTCGTCCCGCTTCGCACAGGGCCATCGTTGGGGAGTGTTCCCTTCTGTATCTGCCGCCTGGAATATTACCAATGAAGATTTTATGAAGAATACTGATCTGTTCAGTCAGTTGAAACTTCGTGTAGGCTATGGCGTTGTGGGTAATCAGGATATTAGCAACTACGCCTATCAGACACTCTACGGCTCTAAGGTTAATAACGGTAATGCACTTATCGCAAATGATGGTCGTCGCGGAAACCCGGATATCACCTGGGAAAAGCAGAAGCAAAGCAACATCGGGCTGGATATGGGTTTCTTCAGGTCAAGACTTAATGTTACTGCCGACTTCTTTTATATCAATAATGATAACCTCCTGCTGAACCGCTCCCTGGCTACTACGAGCGGATATACACAGGAATGGGAAAACATCGGCCGCGTGAACAACAAGGGAATGGAATTCTCCGTAACCGGCGAGATCATACAGAAGAAAGATTTCAACTGGTCTGTTTCCGGGAACATTTCATTCGATAAGAACACGGTGAAAAAGCTGTATGGCAACGCCACCGCGTTATACAATGTCAATGAGAATGTGATCCAGCGTGAAGGGAATATTTTCCTTGGCCAATCGTTACACACCATTTATACACTTCGCTCCGGTGGAATTGCACAGGAGTCGAACCGCGCTGAATGGGAGCACCTGACATACAACGGGAAAACCGTAAACCTGGGCGATCTGTTCGCAAAAGATATCTCCGGCCCCAATGGCAAACCCGATGGCGTTGTAGATCAGAACGACAAGGTTATTGTAGCTAAGGAAGATCCCAAATTCTATGGCGGATTCTCTACTAATTTCTCTTACAAAGCTTTTTCGCTGAGCGCGATGTTTACCTATTCCTATGGTGCGAAAAAAATCAGCAGCTACTACGAAGGTCTGATCAACAGCATTGGCGAAAGTATGGCATCCACTGATCTGCTCAACCGCTGGACACCGCAGCATACCAACACCAACATTCCGCGTGTGATTGCTAATACCAGCTACAACCGCTATAATCCTTCTGACCTGGATTATTCCATTCAGGATGCATCTTTCCTCAGGCTGGCCTCACTCACACTTTCCTATACCCTGCCGGAAAAAACATTGAGTGCCTGGAAGTTCAATAACCTGCGTTTGTATGTAACCGGTTCTAACCTGTTCTGCATTACACCGTACAAAGGATTTGACCCTGAAACAGGCGACTATGGTTATCCGCCGGTGAAAATGTTTGTATTTGGAGTGAATGTAGGTTTTTAA
- a CDS encoding RagB/SusD family nutrient uptake outer membrane protein, translated as MKRTISWMLVAGLVTLSASCKKFLDETSMTKLDENKVYSDLDLVESSLKGIYANWKAVRTDEQGLIMMMGTDETQQGAFQMKSDPAKGGLDRYDANLNATLNHIANQWNIRWPLVNEAAKIVRGLEKKNAAAGSREAKLLGEASFVRGFVDFQLAMYWGEIPIRDLDREAELGFRRQPLKDVWTFIIADLQRAADNCPKTNEPGRATSGAAWAMLGKAYMSAPVSTGLRDFSKAAACFEKMMGDYSLVPYKDLWDYTKINTPESILEFQFTQVYPNNNKLQFQIGSRAVQAFFGDGCYYSGYDKIVPTQYAYSAVDSGGVWEPGDLRRTESIRYDFTYYGTTPTLDPINWEDLGNDYDELKPHVKKYEDFRTDKHTDFKINNMWNSGKNIPVLRLGDIKLCYAECLNELNRTADAVSVVNEVRTRAWGGSLPSDKRWTTMTQDAFRTAIMDERIRELFAEDWRRIDLIRTGKFLQLVKARNKWTKQSGTLQDFNTIFPIPDTEMKLNGDIKPSDQNPGYN; from the coding sequence ATGAAACGTACTATATCATGGATGCTGGTAGCCGGATTGGTGACGCTCTCTGCTTCCTGCAAAAAATTCCTGGACGAAACGAGCATGACTAAGCTCGATGAAAATAAAGTATACTCCGATTTGGACCTGGTAGAATCAAGTCTTAAAGGTATTTATGCAAACTGGAAAGCTGTTCGGACCGATGAACAAGGCCTGATCATGATGATGGGGACCGATGAAACACAACAGGGCGCCTTTCAGATGAAGAGCGATCCTGCAAAAGGAGGACTGGACCGCTACGATGCAAACCTGAACGCTACCCTGAATCATATAGCCAATCAGTGGAACATCCGCTGGCCGCTGGTGAATGAAGCCGCTAAAATTGTTCGCGGACTTGAGAAAAAGAATGCCGCAGCTGGTTCCCGTGAAGCTAAGTTGCTGGGCGAAGCTTCCTTTGTACGCGGCTTCGTCGATTTCCAGCTGGCAATGTACTGGGGAGAAATACCTATCCGTGATCTGGACCGCGAAGCTGAACTGGGCTTCCGGCGTCAGCCACTGAAAGATGTCTGGACTTTTATCATAGCAGATCTTCAGCGCGCAGCCGACAACTGCCCGAAAACAAATGAACCTGGCAGAGCTACTTCCGGCGCCGCGTGGGCGATGCTGGGGAAAGCGTATATGTCGGCCCCGGTATCCACCGGCCTGCGCGACTTCTCCAAAGCCGCTGCCTGCTTCGAAAAAATGATGGGCGATTATTCCCTCGTTCCTTACAAAGATCTTTGGGACTATACCAAAATTAATACACCCGAATCCATCCTGGAATTTCAGTTCACCCAGGTTTATCCGAATAACAATAAACTGCAGTTCCAGATAGGCTCACGCGCTGTACAGGCATTCTTCGGAGATGGATGTTACTACTCCGGTTACGATAAAATTGTACCAACTCAATATGCATATTCGGCTGTTGATAGTGGCGGCGTCTGGGAACCGGGCGATCTGCGCAGGACTGAAAGCATTCGCTATGATTTTACTTATTATGGTACAACCCCCACGCTGGATCCCATCAACTGGGAAGACCTCGGAAATGACTATGATGAACTGAAGCCACATGTGAAGAAATATGAAGATTTCCGCACGGACAAGCACACCGACTTTAAGATCAATAACATGTGGAACTCCGGCAAAAACATACCCGTGTTACGCCTCGGAGACATCAAATTATGCTACGCCGAATGTCTGAATGAGCTAAATCGTACAGCCGATGCCGTGAGTGTAGTCAACGAAGTACGTACACGGGCCTGGGGTGGCTCGCTACCCAGTGATAAACGTTGGACGACCATGACGCAGGATGCTTTCCGTACGGCCATCATGGATGAACGTATCCGCGAGCTGTTCGCCGAAGACTGGCGCCGCATCGACCTGATCCGGACAGGTAAGTTTCTGCAGCTGGTGAAGGCACGCAATAAATGGACAAAACAGTCAGGTACCCTACAGGATTTCAATACGATATTCCCGATTCCGGATACCGAAATGAAGCTAAACGGAGATATCAAACCATCCGATCAAAACCCCGGTTATAATTAG